CGATTGACCCCCTGGACAGCCAGCGCCTGTCGGGTCATCGGAGGATTCTGAATGTGCTGGTCATGGCGAGCGCCTGGTGTGGTGATTGCGCAAGGCAGATGCCGATCCTGCACCAGATTGCCGAGACCATTGGCCCCGACTGCGAGATGATGCTCGTGGATCGCGAATCCAGCGAAGAGCTGCGCGAGGAACTTCGCATTCTTGGGGCAAACCGCATTCCCGTGGTCGTCTTTCTCTCGGAGGATTTTTACGAGATCGGGCGTTTCGGCGACCGTCTGCTCATGGGATACCGCAGCAAGGTCGATCGAGAACTTGGCGAAGCCTGTGATGCGGGCATCCTTCCCCCCAGTGCCGACGAACTGGACACCGAGCGCGACGAGTGGCTCGACATTTTCGAGCGCATGTTGCTGATGCTGCGCCTTGCGCCGCCCTTGAGGGAAAGGTACGGGGATTAGGGGGAGAATGGAATCTCACGAACTTGAAATACTCCTTCAGGAAGGCGAAGGCGCACAGCTTGAATTCAAGGAATCGCTTTCTTCCTCTTTTGCTCGTGAACTGGTGGCCTTTGCAAACAGCAGTGGAGGCAGGATACTACTCGGAGTATCAGACAATGGGACTGTTCTTGGTGTCGCAGACACGAATAACTTGCGTGGACGAATCCAGGATGTTGCGCGCAACTGTGACCCCCCGGTTCGTATTCACGTCGAGCGAGTGGGCGAAGTCACTGTCGTCTCTGTACAAGAGAGCGAGATAAAACCAGTTCAGTGTCGCGATGGGTTCTTTTGGCGACAGGGAGCTGTGACACAGAAACTGTCTCGCGAGGAAATCCGCACATTTTTCCAACAAGAGCAGGCCATTCAATTCGACTTGGCCCTCTGTGCTGGGTTTACCTACCCAGATGACTTTGATCATGACAAGTTCAATAGATGGCTAAAACTGAGCAATATCAGTAGCTCGGTGAAGACGGAGGACATTCTGGTTAATATCGATGTTGCCGAGCGTGTTGGAGATGGGCTTCAGTTTCGCAACGCTGGAGTTATTTTCTTCGCGAAGGATGTTCGTCGCTTCTTCAAGCAAGCATACATCACTTGTTTGCTTGGGAAGGGCCACGACAAGGTGCATGTTCTTGACCGGAAGGACTTTGATGGAGGAGTTGTGGATGACATTGAAGATGCTTTGCATTTTGTCGAACGCAACACCCGAACAGCTTGGCGAATTGAAGGGCTTCAGCGCGAGAACATTCCCGAATACCCCATGAATGCAGTAAGAGAGGCCATCACCAACGCTGTAATGCACCGTGACTGGTTCATAGAGGGGGGAATGTCTTTGTGGAAATCTATTCAAATAGGCTGGAGGTCTCTAGCCCCGGGACACTTCCCAAGGGGATGACGGTTATTGATTTGGGGCAAAAGAGTGTCCGTCGAAATGCACTCATTGCGGATTTGCTTCATCGCATCGGGTTTATCGAAAAGGCGGGTACCGGTATACGGCGCATGCGAGAGGAGGCTCACGAACATGGCTGTCTGGAACCGAGCTTTGAAGAGACAGGGTTTTTTTCGACGACATTCAGCCCCAATCCCGAGGTACGTCTTGAGGTGGGGGCCCAGTCGGGGGCCCAGTCGGAGCAAGTCCTTGAAATACTGGGAATTGGAACATGCTCAGCGGGGGAATTGGCCGTAAAAACTGGAGCAGCAAGCAAATCTGGGGCAATGAAGCGGACCTTAACCAAGTTGATAACCCAAGGTTACATTGAATATACGATACCCGACAAGCCGACAAGCCGACTGCAGCGTTATCGGATTACGGAAACAGGGCGAAAGGTGTTAATGGAGTTGAAGGAAGCCCAACGATGAAACTCTTCTCGGGAACAGCGACTGAATTCGTGCACGACACAGTACGCAACCAGATTGCGGACAAACTAGAGTCGGAGTTCTTTCGGTACTTTCGATATTCCCCCGGCAAGAGCGAAGTGAACTCATGGAGGCATTCGCTTCGAGCCATGTCCGATGTGTTGACCCATGGAGGGTTGATGAACACCGGAGTCATGCTCGAGTATCAACTTCCTCTTTCTTCAAAACGGCTGGATTTCATGGTTACCGGCGAGAGCGATGATTCCAGGCCTGGCGCGGTTATCGTAGAACTGAAACAATGGGAAGAGTGTGAAGAGGCCGATGGAGAACATGTGGTGACTTGGGTTGGAGGAGGACACCGCGAAGTCCTACATCCCTCAGCTCAAGTGGGACAGTATCGAATGTACCTTCAGGATATGCATACGGCATTTTACGAAGGCTCAAGCCCTCTCGACCTCTCCTCTTGTTGCTATCTCCACAACTACCCCTGGAGCGGAGAAGATGTTCTTTTCTCCCCCAAGTATCAGGCTTGCCTGAGAGACAATCCGATTTTCACCAAGGATGACTACGACAAACTAACCTCGTTCCTGAGGGAAAAGGTGTCGACGGGTGACGGAATGCCAATCCTCCATCGTGTCGAGTCCAGCAAGCTCCGTCCAAGCAAGAAGCTAATGGATCACGTCTCGAGCATGATCGATGGCCAGGCTGAGTACGTTCTCTTGGATGAACAGTTAGTTGCTTTTGACAAGGTTCTCTCCTGTGTGAGGAGTTCCGTAAAGGACAGCAGAAAGCACTGTGTGGTTATTCAAGGTGGCCCCGGCACAGGCAAGTCGGTTGTTGCGATCAACCTGATGGGCAAGATGCTTGGAGAAGGCGTGAATGTTCACTATGCAACTGGATCCAGAGCGTTTACAGAAACCCTGCGGAAGGTGATTGGGTCTCGAGGATCCGGGCAGTTCAAGTACTTCAACTCCTATATGAATGTCGATCGAAACGCGCTCGATGTCTTGGTCTGTGATGAGTCCCATAGAATTCGGAAGCACAGCTGGAGCCGTTTTACACCAAAAGAGGATAGAGATGAAAGAAGCCAGATTGAAGAGCTTCTGAATACGGCAAAGGTGGGTGTGTTTTTCATTGATGATGTCCAGGTTGTGCGCCCTGGCGAGATCGGATCTTCGGATTACATTCGCGAAATGGCAAGGAAGCTGGGCGTGGCTGTCCACGACTACAAACTTGAGGCCCAGTTTCGTTGTTCGGGCTCTGAAGCATTTGTGAACTGGATCGACAACACTCTGGAGATCAGAAAGACTGCGAATGTGCTTTGGGAGGGGGACGAGAGATTCGATTTTAAAATACTCGAGTCGCCGGCAGGGGTCGAAGAAGCCATTCGCTCAAAGTCTGCTGAAGGCAATACGGGAAGAATGGTAGCTGGTTTTTGCTGGCCCTGGTCCAAGAAGCCCCTTCCCGATGGCACACTCATCGACGATGTTGAAATCGACGACTTCCTGCGCCCATGGAACGCTCGTCCTGAGGCGACACGATTGGCGACCGGAATTCCCAAATCGCATCACTGGGCGCGAGAATCAGGAGGAATCGATCAGGTTGGCTGTATCTACACGGCTCAGGGTTTTGAGTTCGACTATGTCGGAGTCATTTTCGGGAAGGATCTGAAGTATGATCCTGATGCGGGCGTATGGATCGGGGACAAGACGGTTTCTCATGACACCGTAGTGAAAAGAAGCGGAGATCGTTTTGTTGATTTGGTGAAGAACACCTATCGAGTACTTCTCACTCGAGGGCTCAAAGGTTGTTATGTGACATTTCTGGACAAGAACACGGAGAGATTCTTCCGCAGCAGAATGAGCGGGGATGCCTCACCGCCCACTGGCACCAAGGAGAACCCATGACCCTTCCCATCGTTCTCGCTCTTCTTGCCGCCTTCGTGCTCGGCGGCCTTACGGTGATGCTCACTTCCCGGGCAAAGTCCGCGAAGCTTGAGCGCGATTTCGCCCTCGCCAAACAGGAGCTGGACCTTCTCAAGCAGGACGAGGAGCGCCTGAAGTCCACGATGAGGTCGGTCGGCGAGGATGCTCTCAAGAGCAACCGCGAGGCGATTCTTCAGGAGCTCGAAAAGCAGAAGATCCGCGCAGAAGGCGACCTGAAGCAGCGCGAAGAGGCCGTGAAGAACCTTGTCGAGCCGATTGAGAAGCAACTAAAGGAAGTCGACAAGCAGATCCGCGACATCGAGAAGGAACGCAAGGAAAATCAGGGCGGACTTGCCAAGCAGCTCGAGGAGTTCAGCCGCGATCAGGATCGCCTGCGTCAGGAAACGAAACATCTGGTCAATGCGCTGAGCAAGTCCTCGGTTCGGGGACAATGGGGAGAACTGCAACTCCGCCGTGTCGTCGAGATGGCGGGAATGATCGAGTACTGTGATTTCGTGGAGCAGGACTCGGTCTCTGACATTGACGAGAGCCGTCGCCCGGACATGATCATCCGGATGCCCAACGGGCAGCAGGTCGTTGTCGATGCAAAGACTCCCATGGAAGCCTGGCTGCAGTCCCATGACACCGAAGACGATGCGGAACGCCATGCACTGCTCGTCAAGCACGCAAAGAGCGTGAAGGATCACATTCGATCGCTGTCGAGAAAGAACTACCAGAAACTGATCGACCATACTCCCGAGTTCGTCGTCATGTTTCTTCCCAGTGAAGCGGTCTTCTATGCCGCTCTCGACCAGAACCCGGCTCTCATTGAGGAGGGCGTCGATAAGAAGATCATCATGGCAACTCCCACGACGCTCATCGCCCTGCTTCGCAGTGTGGCCTATGGCTGGCAGCAGCACACCCTGTCAGAGAACGCCGAGGAAATCCGGAGACTTGGAAAAGACCTCTACGAGCGTCTTGACAAACTGAACCTTCACTTTGCTTCTTTGGGCAAGAGCCTCAACAGCAGTGTCGGTCACTTCAACAAGGCCATGGGCTCCTTCGACCGCCGCGTTCTGGTAAGTGCTCGCAAGTTCACGGAGCTGGGTGTGGGAAGCGGAGAAATCAGCGCAAGCGACCTCATCGAAGTGACGGCGGTCGACAGACAGATCCCGGAAAACACAGAGGAATCATCGTGAAAAGATTGAGTGTCCTGATTCTTGTCCTCCTTGCCTGTTCTCCCCGCGAGTCCTACGAATTCGAGCAGTGGGGCGAACTGAAGGAAGTCCTCGCCCTTGGAAAAAGCGAGGGTCGCATCGCTCTGGATGAAGTCTGCGGACGGGAGCATGCTTACGGCATCGGTGCTCTTGAGGCCCTGGGGGGAGAAATCCTGGTCTGGGACGGAGAGGTTCTGGTGTCCCGCTCCCTGTCTTCCGGTTCCGCCGAGGATAGCGACGGTGAAGGCGAAATGGCCGCGCTTCTGGCTCTCGCAGAGGTCCCCGAATGGTCCACGCAAGCTTTGCCGGAAACCCATAATCTGGATGAACTGGAAGCTCTTCTTTCGCATGAAGTCCGCAAAGCAAAACTGAACCCCGAGAAGCCCATTCCCTTTCTGATTGAAGGGCAGTGCGCCACCCTGGGCTTCCATGTCATAGGTGGCTTCTGCCCAGTGCAAGAGGCCGATGCCGAGGTGTATCGTTCCGGGCTTCAGGACGAAACCCTTCGCCTCATGGGTTTCTACTTTGAAGGCCGAGCCGGCATCTTGACACACCATGGGAGCCGAAGCCATATTCACGCCCTGATGGATGGCAATCCCCGAGTCGGGCATGTGGAATCCCTGAGCCTGCGTGCCGGTGCCATCCTCTCGCTCCCGCAATAAGGAGAAGCATGCTTCGGCCCTTTGAAGACCGTGACTACGCGGCGCGTCTTGAAATTGGAAACCGTGTGTTTCCCGATCATCCGAATAGTGAAGAGAGTCTCCGCCACGGTGACTACACTCGCGAGGAAAAGATTCTTCACAAGCGATGGGTTTGGGAGGAAGAGGGCCGCGTTCTTGCCTTTTGTCAATACGATCAGGAAGCCTGGATGTATCATCCGCAGAAGTTCTGGATCTACATTCTGGTCGATCCTGCATTCCAGAACCGCGGCATTGGAACGGCCTGCTACGACCACCTTCTTCGCGAGCTTGAGCAATTTGACCCGATCAAGCTCAGTACCTACACCAAGGATGACATGCCCGGGAGCCTCCGTTTTCTGGAAAAGCGGGGGCTGAAGCCTACGCTCACTGAGCAACAGAGCAGTCTGGATCTCTCTACTTACGATCCGGATGCCTACCCCGATGAAATCGAGAAAATCGAAGCTACCGGGATCCGTTTCCTGAACCTGCCCGAGTATGAAGCAGAGTGCGAGGAAGCGAGAAAAAGGCTCTGGGAACTAGACAACGAAATTTCTCCCGACATTCCGACCAGCGATCCCGTGACTCCTCTTAGTTTTGAGACCTTTTGCAAGTATCTCTTCGAATCTCCTCACCTCACGCCCGAAGGCTGGGTGATCGCTCTGGACGGAGACACACCTGTCGGCATCAGCAACCTCTGGAAGCGAAAGGGCAATGCCGGGATCAACACCGGCCTGACGGGAGTTCTTCGAAGCCACCGCAAGCGTGGCATCGCCACGGCCTGCAAACTCCGCGCTCTTCGCTGGGCCAAGGCACAGGGCTATCCCTGGGTGCGCACCGAAAACGAGGAAAACAATCGCGGGATGCTGGGTATCAACGAACGACTGGGCTTCCAGCCCATGCCCTCCTGGCATCACTATGAAATCGTTTTTCGGGAGGAATCGTGAGTCTTCCCTTTCTCGACCTGATCGGCAATACGCGGGAGCAGGGGCGCGGGCATGGCGAGGCTCTTCGCGAAGACATTGCCCACAACCTGGAAGTCTACTTTGAACGATTCGAGAAAGAGGCAGGCATCCCCCGCGATGAGTTACTTCGCCGGGCCGGTCACGGACTGGAGGCGCTTCGCGAGCAGGCTCCGGACTATGTGGAGGGCATGGAGGGCATTGCCGATGCTTCCAAACGAAAGCTCAGCGAAATTGCCATGCTCAACCTTCGCTATGAGTTGCTTTATCATGCCATCAGCCGCCTGAAGATTGAAGGACGATTGAGACCTCCCTCACAAGACGGTTGTACGGCTTTTGCCCTTCTTCCCGAAGCGACGGAGAACGGGCACCTGCTTCTTGGTCAGAACTGGGACTGGATTCCCGCCTGCAAGGGCGCACTGATTCGCTCGGACGAACCCGGTGGTCCCCGTTTTCTGGGCTTTACCGAAGCGGGAATCTTCGGCGCAAAGATCGGAATGAATGACGAGGGCCTCGGCCTTGCCATCAACGGCATGGGTAGCACAGAGGATGACTGGGCGCGGATGGAGAAGCCCTTCCATCTTCGCTGTCATGAAATTCTTGGGACGCGGAAGATCGACGATGCGGTGTCCGTACTGTGCGCCACGCCCCGAAGCTGCACGGCGAACTTTCTTCTGGCCCAGAGTCCCGCCCGCGCCATGGACATCGAGTTGGCCCCGACCCGACACCGGACTCTTGAAGCTGAGGGGGGAGTGCTGGTTCACGCGAACCACTTCGTGGATCCGGTGGCCGCGGGCGTTGTGGAACCTCCAGACCCGCGCCGCCACCTGAGCCAGACACGGCACGCTCGGCTGGAGGAACTTCTTCATGCCTCAAAGCCGGTCTCGGCAGTCAAACTGAGAAGCCATCTGCGTGACCATGAAGTCAATCATCCGAACTCACTCTGCCGCCACCCGGACACGGAACTTCCCGACTCACAGAGGATCATCTCGAAAATTTCTATCATCATGGATCTTGATGAGCGGCGCTTCTGGGTGACCGACGGCCAGCCCTGCATGAATGAGTACGAGCGTTACGAACTCTAGAAGAAGATCTTGGCGAGCTTCAGGATGCCCTGCCTCCAGGGAACCCGGTGACTCACGCCGCGGGAGGTTTCGAAGGCATCCAGGTTCTCCAGGTACCAGCGATAGTTTCGAACCAGTGCGTCCTTGTTGGAAAACTTCGGATCATAGCCCAGAACACGCTCTGCCTTTTCAATGGATACGAAACTGTCCTTGGCCGCCGTCTCGTAGACCCATTTGTAAAGCGGTGAAAGCTTCAGGGCTTCCAGAATTCGCAAAGTCCAGATCAGTGGTGCAGCAGGGAAACCGCGCACCTTCTTGCCGAAGCCGGCTTCATCAAGAACCGCCTGCCAGTCTTCACCCATGGTCGTGAACTCGCGGGCACCGATATTGAAGGTGTCGTTGACGGTATCA
The sequence above is drawn from the Candidatus Krumholzibacteriia bacterium genome and encodes:
- a CDS encoding thioredoxin family protein; translated protein: MSSKYQDKRADFWREQFEAGLSYEEYLEKAGPHEAKWKEMAAALPAIDPLDSQRLSGHRRILNVLVMASAWCGDCARQMPILHQIAETIGPDCEMMLVDRESSEELREELRILGANRIPVVVFLSEDFYEIGRFGDRLLMGYRSKVDRELGEACDAGILPPSADELDTERDEWLDIFERMLLMLRLAPPLRERYGD
- a CDS encoding putative DNA binding domain-containing protein, with amino-acid sequence MESHELEILLQEGEGAQLEFKESLSSSFARELVAFANSSGGRILLGVSDNGTVLGVADTNNLRGRIQDVARNCDPPVRIHVERVGEVTVVSVQESEIKPVQCRDGFFWRQGAVTQKLSREEIRTFFQQEQAIQFDLALCAGFTYPDDFDHDKFNRWLKLSNISSSVKTEDILVNIDVAERVGDGLQFRNAGVIFFAKDVRRFFKQAYITCLLGKGHDKVHVLDRKDFDGGVVDDIEDALHFVERNTRTAWRIEGLQRENIPEYPMNAVREAITNAVMHRDWFIEGGMSLWKSIQIGWRSLAPGHFPRG
- a CDS encoding ATP-binding protein, with the protein product MEIYSNRLEVSSPGTLPKGMTVIDLGQKSVRRNALIADLLHRIGFIEKAGTGIRRMREEAHEHGCLEPSFEETGFFSTTFSPNPEVRLEVGAQSGAQSEQVLEILGIGTCSAGELAVKTGAASKSGAMKRTLTKLITQGYIEYTIPDKPTSRLQRYRITETGRKVLMELKEAQR
- a CDS encoding DUF2075 domain-containing protein, yielding MNTGVMLEYQLPLSSKRLDFMVTGESDDSRPGAVIVELKQWEECEEADGEHVVTWVGGGHREVLHPSAQVGQYRMYLQDMHTAFYEGSSPLDLSSCCYLHNYPWSGEDVLFSPKYQACLRDNPIFTKDDYDKLTSFLREKVSTGDGMPILHRVESSKLRPSKKLMDHVSSMIDGQAEYVLLDEQLVAFDKVLSCVRSSVKDSRKHCVVIQGGPGTGKSVVAINLMGKMLGEGVNVHYATGSRAFTETLRKVIGSRGSGQFKYFNSYMNVDRNALDVLVCDESHRIRKHSWSRFTPKEDRDERSQIEELLNTAKVGVFFIDDVQVVRPGEIGSSDYIREMARKLGVAVHDYKLEAQFRCSGSEAFVNWIDNTLEIRKTANVLWEGDERFDFKILESPAGVEEAIRSKSAEGNTGRMVAGFCWPWSKKPLPDGTLIDDVEIDDFLRPWNARPEATRLATGIPKSHHWARESGGIDQVGCIYTAQGFEFDYVGVIFGKDLKYDPDAGVWIGDKTVSHDTVVKRSGDRFVDLVKNTYRVLLTRGLKGCYVTFLDKNTERFFRSRMSGDASPPTGTKENP
- the rmuC gene encoding DNA recombination protein RmuC, which gives rise to MTLPIVLALLAAFVLGGLTVMLTSRAKSAKLERDFALAKQELDLLKQDEERLKSTMRSVGEDALKSNREAILQELEKQKIRAEGDLKQREEAVKNLVEPIEKQLKEVDKQIRDIEKERKENQGGLAKQLEEFSRDQDRLRQETKHLVNALSKSSVRGQWGELQLRRVVEMAGMIEYCDFVEQDSVSDIDESRRPDMIIRMPNGQQVVVDAKTPMEAWLQSHDTEDDAERHALLVKHAKSVKDHIRSLSRKNYQKLIDHTPEFVVMFLPSEAVFYAALDQNPALIEEGVDKKIIMATPTTLIALLRSVAYGWQQHTLSENAEEIRRLGKDLYERLDKLNLHFASLGKSLNSSVGHFNKAMGSFDRRVLVSARKFTELGVGSGEISASDLIEVTAVDRQIPENTEESS
- a CDS encoding GNAT family N-acetyltransferase, with amino-acid sequence MLRPFEDRDYAARLEIGNRVFPDHPNSEESLRHGDYTREEKILHKRWVWEEEGRVLAFCQYDQEAWMYHPQKFWIYILVDPAFQNRGIGTACYDHLLRELEQFDPIKLSTYTKDDMPGSLRFLEKRGLKPTLTEQQSSLDLSTYDPDAYPDEIEKIEATGIRFLNLPEYEAECEEARKRLWELDNEISPDIPTSDPVTPLSFETFCKYLFESPHLTPEGWVIALDGDTPVGISNLWKRKGNAGINTGLTGVLRSHRKRGIATACKLRALRWAKAQGYPWVRTENEENNRGMLGINERLGFQPMPSWHHYEIVFREES
- a CDS encoding C45 family autoproteolytic acyltransferase/hydrolase yields the protein MSLPFLDLIGNTREQGRGHGEALREDIAHNLEVYFERFEKEAGIPRDELLRRAGHGLEALREQAPDYVEGMEGIADASKRKLSEIAMLNLRYELLYHAISRLKIEGRLRPPSQDGCTAFALLPEATENGHLLLGQNWDWIPACKGALIRSDEPGGPRFLGFTEAGIFGAKIGMNDEGLGLAINGMGSTEDDWARMEKPFHLRCHEILGTRKIDDAVSVLCATPRSCTANFLLAQSPARAMDIELAPTRHRTLEAEGGVLVHANHFVDPVAAGVVEPPDPRRHLSQTRHARLEELLHASKPVSAVKLRSHLRDHEVNHPNSLCRHPDTELPDSQRIISKISIIMDLDERRFWVTDGQPCMNEYERYEL